The Fimbriimonas ginsengisoli Gsoil 348 genome window below encodes:
- a CDS encoding RHS repeat-associated core domain-containing protein, which produces MALADRYPLLFRALSFFTATTVLTAATASGTHAISLSVGEAVAQYLRNPHGAYTQAPTKPYLGQHPGRDPHGRGGVWTRAALVDAEESAQPLYASTEPAQIPPHSLAVAAEPGTTYPWEGSTNGVNTGNGNKLTKIPLVSWTGRGGMPVEFSLYHNSQTNYEDELGKGWTWSYDIYINNLTGNPVVHWGDGLSIPFTSSDSGGTTTAGGTTGGGGGGTEALAPGAMGETIAPHGPSAWYTTYTAPAGVYDALLHNGDGTWTVTKKTGEKYQFNSAGFCTAIQDRNGNQITLTLNSSNYCTQISDQTGRHISISVSSGKFTSITDPLGRTWSFTRNGSDCLTTVTWPVLDAVTYTDWFTYDTSGRILTHTDRRGKVWTRTYNTDGSIATEVDPLSHTTSYGYTSSATTITDPLSHVATDNYSSGALASSQDESGFSESVTSRDSNHNPLTVVDKRGKTWTRTFDSSGNVLTVTDPLSHVTTYTYNGFSEPLTVTDALSHVTTNTYDANGNLLTSTDPLSHVTVTNTFGTYGLMATTKDALNHTTTLSYDTDGNCTSSTDPLSHVTTIAYDGLSRVTSTTDALSHVESVAYDAWSRPVTYTHADSTAATKSYNAVDQVSAVTDENSHSTNYAYDNAGRLTSVTNAKSEVESYGYDNADRRTTVTNGRGKVSTYTFTNRGEVATLTMPDSAVESWSYDGAGNTTAYTNPLSQSILYTFDDSGRQTGVDYPTGTDTSFGYNNANRRTSMVDSTGTTSWTYDNASRVTGLNTPQGNLTYTYDNANRKATMVDSTGTTTYTFDNADRLTSLVNPQSETTSFTFDNANRTTRQTFSGGQYDDFGYDSRNRQTSVSHKTSGGTVISSESYSYDSGSNLSSKTVDSVTTSYTYDNIDQLLTESRTGYSATYTYDANGNRASKTLGGVTETYTNDDGDKLTSVAVGGTTTKSFGYDTAGRTTSVVTSAGTTTLTYDYESRVTGITYPGSSTNSFTYNGLDTRVGKVDSAGTSTYRRDGVDVTSPVLSDGYATYTPGISERRSSTTTYDLADRLGTVSRQTGTTAITTSTRTYDAFGLVVSSSGSPSGPFGFVGKEGYQEDADSGLKLLGHRYYDASAGRFITRDSAKDGRNWYSYCGNNPTRYADPNGQFFWVVLALVVFISIEGAQAPTSPGGIKSPHDITIQRGQAFEHGLSDPMAVATFAIAVGSLRENDSVDDEPPLYEHEPGLSRPKIAKMHWKARANDPTPEDGFTDSDLERMRHGRGPQRWNDDKGGLETKEISHEPIPYRDGGNTYRERWPQDHARVDPSRHPGY; this is translated from the coding sequence ATGGCTCTGGCTGACCGTTACCCGCTGCTGTTTCGTGCCCTGTCGTTTTTTACGGCCACAACCGTTCTTACCGCGGCGACCGCTTCCGGCACTCACGCGATCTCACTTTCGGTGGGTGAAGCGGTGGCCCAGTACCTGAGGAATCCTCACGGTGCGTACACCCAGGCTCCTACGAAGCCGTACTTAGGCCAGCACCCCGGCCGGGACCCGCATGGACGGGGCGGAGTGTGGACGCGGGCGGCGCTCGTGGATGCGGAAGAGAGCGCCCAGCCGCTCTATGCGTCCACCGAACCGGCGCAGATTCCGCCCCACTCGCTGGCGGTGGCGGCCGAGCCGGGGACTACGTATCCGTGGGAGGGATCGACCAACGGCGTCAACACCGGTAACGGGAACAAGCTGACAAAGATCCCATTGGTGTCGTGGACGGGCCGGGGTGGAATGCCGGTGGAGTTTAGCCTCTACCACAACAGCCAAACCAACTACGAGGACGAGCTCGGGAAAGGGTGGACCTGGTCTTACGACATCTACATCAACAACCTCACCGGCAATCCGGTCGTCCATTGGGGAGACGGCCTCTCGATCCCGTTCACTTCTTCGGATTCCGGGGGCACTACGACGGCCGGAGGAACGACGGGTGGAGGGGGAGGCGGAACGGAGGCGTTGGCGCCGGGAGCGATGGGGGAGACGATCGCCCCTCACGGCCCTTCGGCTTGGTACACGACGTACACCGCTCCCGCCGGCGTTTACGACGCGCTCTTGCACAACGGCGACGGCACCTGGACGGTGACCAAGAAGACGGGCGAGAAGTATCAATTCAACTCCGCCGGCTTTTGCACTGCCATCCAGGATCGGAACGGAAACCAGATCACGCTTACCCTGAACTCGAGCAACTACTGCACTCAGATCAGCGACCAAACCGGGCGGCACATCTCGATTTCGGTGTCTAGCGGCAAGTTCACGAGCATTACGGACCCCTTGGGAAGGACATGGTCGTTCACTCGCAACGGCAGCGACTGCCTTACCACCGTGACCTGGCCGGTGCTGGATGCGGTGACCTACACCGATTGGTTTACTTACGACACCTCCGGGCGGATCCTTACTCATACGGATCGGCGGGGGAAGGTCTGGACGAGGACGTATAACACCGACGGCAGCATCGCCACCGAAGTCGATCCGCTCTCCCACACCACTTCTTACGGCTACACGTCGAGCGCGACGACGATCACCGACCCCCTCTCTCACGTGGCGACCGACAACTACTCTTCGGGCGCGTTGGCGAGTAGCCAGGACGAAAGCGGGTTCAGCGAAAGCGTCACGAGCCGCGACTCTAACCACAATCCCCTGACGGTCGTCGACAAGCGGGGAAAGACTTGGACCCGCACGTTCGATTCCAGCGGGAACGTGCTTACGGTAACCGATCCGCTTTCCCACGTCACGACCTACACCTACAACGGGTTCTCGGAGCCGCTCACGGTGACGGACGCGCTCTCTCACGTGACGACGAACACTTACGACGCGAACGGGAACCTTCTGACGAGCACCGATCCGCTCTCCCACGTGACGGTGACGAACACGTTCGGCACCTATGGGCTGATGGCGACCACCAAGGACGCGCTGAACCATACGACCACCCTCTCGTACGATACGGACGGAAACTGCACGAGCAGCACCGACCCGCTTTCGCACGTAACGACGATTGCCTACGACGGTCTGAGCCGGGTGACGAGCACCACCGACGCGCTCTCTCACGTCGAGAGCGTCGCCTACGACGCATGGAGCCGGCCGGTCACCTACACCCACGCCGACAGCACCGCGGCGACGAAGAGCTACAACGCGGTGGACCAGGTATCCGCCGTCACCGACGAGAATTCGCACTCGACCAACTACGCATACGACAACGCGGGGCGCTTGACGAGCGTCACCAATGCCAAGAGCGAGGTCGAGAGCTACGGCTACGACAACGCCGATAGAAGAACCACGGTTACCAACGGGCGCGGTAAGGTGAGCACCTACACCTTCACGAACCGAGGAGAGGTGGCGACGCTCACGATGCCGGACTCGGCGGTGGAGAGTTGGAGCTACGACGGGGCCGGTAACACCACGGCGTATACGAATCCGCTTTCGCAGTCGATCCTGTACACGTTCGACGATTCGGGGCGGCAGACGGGAGTCGACTACCCGACTGGAACCGACACCAGCTTTGGCTACAACAACGCGAATCGCCGTACTTCGATGGTGGACTCAACGGGGACGACCTCTTGGACGTATGACAACGCCAGCCGGGTAACCGGCCTGAACACCCCTCAGGGGAACCTGACCTACACTTACGACAACGCGAACCGTAAGGCGACGATGGTGGATTCCACGGGAACCACTACCTACACCTTCGACAACGCAGACCGTCTCACAAGCCTCGTGAACCCTCAGTCGGAGACGACGAGTTTCACTTTCGACAACGCAAACCGGACCACCCGGCAGACGTTCAGCGGCGGCCAGTACGACGACTTCGGTTACGACTCTAGGAACCGCCAGACCTCCGTTTCGCACAAGACGAGCGGGGGAACCGTCATCTCCTCCGAGAGCTACTCCTACGACAGTGGAAGCAACCTCTCCAGCAAGACGGTCGATTCGGTTACCACTTCGTACACCTACGACAACATCGACCAGCTCCTCACCGAGTCGAGAACCGGCTACTCGGCGACTTACACCTACGACGCCAACGGTAACCGCGCTTCCAAGACCCTCGGTGGAGTCACCGAGACGTACACCAACGACGATGGCGACAAGCTGACGAGCGTTGCGGTCGGCGGAACGACGACAAAGAGCTTTGGCTACGACACCGCCGGAAGAACGACTTCCGTTGTGACCTCGGCCGGTACGACCACGCTGACCTACGACTACGAGAGCCGGGTCACTGGGATCACCTATCCCGGCTCCTCTACCAACTCGTTCACCTACAACGGACTTGACACTCGGGTGGGGAAAGTCGACTCGGCGGGGACCTCTACCTATCGCCGGGATGGAGTCGACGTTACTTCACCGGTTCTAAGCGATGGATACGCAACGTACACCCCCGGAATCTCGGAGCGGCGAAGCAGTACGACCACCTACGATCTAGCTGACAGGCTTGGCACCGTGTCAAGGCAAACGGGGACAACGGCGATTACGACATCGACGAGAACGTACGACGCGTTTGGTCTCGTTGTTTCCAGTTCGGGCAGTCCTAGCGGACCATTTGGCTTTGTTGGAAAAGAAGGATACCAAGAGGACGCAGATAGTGGCCTGAAGTTACTTGGACATCGATACTATGATGCTAGCGCTGGTCGATTTATTACTAGAGATTCTGCAAAGGATGGGCGAAACTGGTACTCATATTGCGGGAATAATCCCACACGTTATGCCGATCCCAACGGTCAATTCTTCTGGGTCGTTCTTGCGCTAGTCGTTTTTATCTCGATCGAGGGAGCACAGGCTCCTACTAGCCCCGGAGGCATAAAATCGCCCCACGACATAACGATCCAGAGGGGGCAAGCATTCGAACATGGCCTTAGCGATCCCATGGCGGTAGCGACTTTTGCCATTGCTGTAGGATCTCTAAGGGAGAACGACTCTGTTGACGACGAGCCACCGCTATATGAACACGAGCCAGGTCTGTCTAGACCAAAGATAGCTAAGATGCATTGGAAGGCTAGGGCGAACGATCCAACTCCTGAAGATGGTTTCACGGACTCCGATTTGGAACGAATGAGGCACGGACGCGGGCCGCAAAGGTGGAATGATGACAAGGGAGGCTTGGAAACGAAGGAAATAAGTCACGAGCCTATTCCCTACAGGGATGGAGGCAACACCTACCGCGAAAGATGGCCGCAAGATCACGCGCGCGTTGACCCCAGCCGACATCCCGGATATTGA
- a CDS encoding SGNH/GDSL hydrolase family protein, translated as MKLDRNDKWLFIGDSITDCGRAQPVGEGLFGALGSGYVQMVAGLLAATYPEGNHRVVNMGNSGNTVRDLKGRWQRDVFDQKPDWLSVMIGTNDVWRQFDSPTQPEIHVPIDEYEATYEELIDLTKGSVQGLILATPFYIEPNRNDPMRREMDRYGEVVKRLAAKHSAIFVDTQAAFDETMKSIYPATIAWDRVHPNYIGVAVLAKAFLDAIQFDW; from the coding sequence ATCAAACTCGACCGTAACGACAAGTGGCTCTTCATCGGGGACTCGATCACCGATTGTGGGCGGGCGCAGCCGGTGGGCGAAGGGCTCTTTGGCGCTCTCGGTAGCGGGTACGTGCAGATGGTGGCGGGGCTGCTCGCCGCCACCTACCCTGAGGGGAACCACCGCGTCGTCAATATGGGGAACAGCGGCAATACGGTTCGGGACCTCAAGGGGCGTTGGCAGCGGGACGTCTTCGACCAAAAGCCGGATTGGCTAAGCGTCATGATCGGGACCAACGACGTTTGGCGTCAATTCGATTCGCCCACCCAACCCGAAATCCATGTCCCGATCGACGAATACGAAGCCACCTACGAAGAGCTTATCGACCTCACCAAGGGCTCCGTACAAGGGTTGATCCTGGCCACCCCGTTCTACATTGAGCCGAACCGCAACGATCCGATGCGGCGCGAAATGGACCGCTATGGCGAGGTCGTGAAACGCCTGGCGGCCAAGCACAGTGCCATTTTCGTCGATACCCAGGCCGCCTTCGACGAGACGATGAAGTCGATCTATCCCGCCACCATCGCCTGGGATCGGGTCCACCCCAACTACATCGGGGTTGCAGTGTTGGCGAAGGCGTTCCTCGACGCCATACAGTTCGATTGGTGA
- a CDS encoding tetratricopeptide repeat protein, whose protein sequence is MIELRLFGRYEVTVDGTPLRRLRTHRGHMVLALLGLRLGKPIDRHAIAETVWPYSEPSDALYSLRRTLTDLRQALGTESGAIVSPTPTTLQLDENRVLVDVREYERLIARDATGAIDAADWYRGPLLDGWTEDWVVERRGHYVFGFRDALLRASAMLEAEERFSEATEALRKLLVHEPHDEGLVRRAMHLMERAGNGAGAVALYESFRQRLASELGLSVSDETTRTADEIAGRAKPSKLDNVPVSGSIPVPDGSLVGRSEEIAQLKTRVRTRSLVTLLGLGGIGKTRLGIEVARELEHEFPDGAWFVPLASIREPAEVAMALAAALRPIDPQPNEPAATLATRLSRASFLLLLDNCEHVLDAARDVCASLRTHCPNARIVATSQQTLGLEGEQSFRVPVFDHEDAVRLFCRRAQEASPGLVLSDDGRESVARICRRLEGIPLAIELAAGRARFLTPSRIDELLGERLELLKAPAPGRDPRHCTLDATLGWSLDLLGEADRETLYVASAFAGSWTVDDLLDLTQNTNPVDLVRSLEALVDRSLIVEAETSGRPRFKILDPVRRFAWEMVERGGRANELRDRHLAFVVARCEECQTNMIGVGSAAVHAILTNIQEEISSAFAWAERSGDALSALKIAHLTWSFSWNQGWLELGRTRAERAIAIPGGQRFPREYAHALHTCGAGAWSQADYDVTFTRVSEALVFFKEVDDLDGVARSAFTLGIVMQNQGRSQEALEQLEYSLPLCEKAPGRERYASCLSALALSYFEVLRLDDALEMFDRAIKECQEKDCTNVMVIVQLNLAQTYHALGRTDEAYETFAQARAGALERKIAVMRIMAEHYRAWLDLDMGKPAEAAASFSVGLEEFTKMGERRGVALNVEGMGLAAVAAGDIERGARLLGAASVMREAIPAMRCPAHEARFQRQTATGRQDAGFADAYAAGRELSPGDAVTLAKTVGEEMLSVEPVAYRGN, encoded by the coding sequence ATGATCGAACTTCGGCTTTTTGGGCGGTACGAGGTGACGGTCGATGGCACTCCCCTGCGCCGCCTCCGGACCCATCGAGGACACATGGTCCTCGCCCTTCTCGGCCTCCGCCTCGGAAAGCCGATCGATCGCCACGCCATCGCCGAAACCGTATGGCCCTACAGCGAGCCTAGCGACGCCCTCTACAGCCTTCGCCGAACCCTCACCGACCTTCGCCAAGCGCTCGGCACCGAGTCCGGCGCCATCGTTTCGCCCACTCCCACCACCCTCCAACTAGACGAAAACCGAGTGCTCGTCGATGTGCGAGAGTACGAGCGCCTGATCGCCCGAGACGCCACCGGCGCGATCGACGCCGCCGACTGGTACCGCGGCCCGCTCCTGGACGGTTGGACCGAAGATTGGGTGGTGGAACGGCGTGGCCACTATGTGTTCGGTTTTCGAGACGCCCTGCTTCGGGCGTCGGCGATGTTGGAAGCCGAAGAGCGATTCTCCGAAGCCACCGAAGCGTTGCGCAAACTCCTCGTCCACGAGCCGCACGACGAAGGGCTGGTTCGCCGGGCCATGCACCTCATGGAGCGAGCCGGAAACGGCGCGGGCGCGGTAGCCCTATACGAATCGTTCCGACAGCGCCTCGCCTCCGAGCTCGGGCTCTCCGTCTCGGACGAAACGACCCGCACCGCCGACGAAATCGCCGGACGGGCAAAGCCCTCTAAGCTGGATAATGTGCCGGTCAGCGGGTCCATTCCCGTTCCCGATGGCTCCCTGGTCGGGCGGTCGGAGGAGATCGCTCAGTTAAAGACGCGGGTCCGGACCCGGTCGTTGGTTACGCTTCTCGGACTCGGCGGAATCGGCAAAACCCGGCTCGGAATCGAAGTCGCACGGGAGCTCGAACACGAGTTTCCCGACGGCGCCTGGTTCGTCCCACTCGCGTCGATTCGCGAGCCGGCCGAAGTCGCCATGGCGTTGGCCGCCGCGTTGCGTCCGATCGATCCTCAACCGAACGAGCCGGCGGCGACGTTGGCGACCCGGCTCTCGCGAGCCTCGTTCCTCCTACTGCTCGACAACTGCGAGCACGTGCTGGACGCCGCCCGGGATGTCTGCGCTTCCCTTCGAACCCACTGCCCCAACGCGCGCATCGTAGCCACCAGCCAACAAACCCTCGGCCTGGAAGGGGAGCAAAGCTTTCGAGTTCCCGTCTTCGATCATGAGGACGCGGTCCGGCTCTTCTGCCGCCGCGCTCAAGAAGCCAGCCCGGGCCTCGTTCTCTCGGACGATGGACGAGAATCGGTCGCCCGGATCTGCCGCCGGCTCGAAGGGATTCCCCTCGCCATCGAGCTCGCCGCCGGCCGCGCCCGATTCCTAACCCCGTCCCGCATCGACGAGTTGCTCGGCGAGCGGCTAGAGCTTCTAAAGGCGCCCGCTCCCGGGAGGGACCCCCGGCACTGCACCCTCGACGCAACCCTCGGTTGGAGCTTGGATCTGCTTGGCGAAGCCGACCGGGAGACCCTCTACGTCGCATCCGCGTTCGCCGGCTCCTGGACCGTGGACGATCTCCTCGACTTAACCCAAAACACCAACCCGGTCGACCTCGTCCGGTCGCTGGAGGCCCTTGTCGACCGGTCCCTCATCGTAGAGGCGGAAACCTCCGGAAGGCCGCGTTTCAAGATTCTGGACCCGGTCAGGCGGTTTGCGTGGGAAATGGTCGAGCGGGGCGGACGCGCCAATGAGCTTCGAGACCGCCATCTCGCGTTCGTGGTAGCCCGTTGCGAAGAGTGCCAGACCAACATGATCGGGGTCGGCTCCGCCGCCGTTCACGCCATCCTGACCAATATCCAAGAGGAGATCTCCTCTGCGTTCGCCTGGGCGGAGCGGAGTGGCGATGCTCTGTCCGCTCTCAAAATCGCCCACCTCACCTGGTCGTTTAGTTGGAACCAGGGATGGCTGGAGCTGGGCCGGACGCGGGCGGAGCGCGCCATCGCCATTCCCGGCGGGCAGCGGTTCCCCCGCGAGTACGCCCACGCCCTCCACACTTGCGGCGCCGGAGCCTGGAGCCAGGCCGACTACGACGTCACGTTCACCCGCGTGTCGGAAGCGCTCGTCTTTTTCAAGGAAGTGGACGATCTCGACGGCGTTGCCCGCTCCGCCTTTACCTTGGGGATCGTCATGCAGAACCAGGGTCGGTCGCAAGAGGCCTTGGAGCAGCTCGAATACTCGTTGCCGCTTTGCGAGAAAGCCCCTGGACGAGAGCGTTATGCCTCCTGCCTCTCCGCCCTCGCCCTCAGCTATTTCGAGGTTCTACGGCTAGACGACGCCCTTGAGATGTTCGACCGGGCCATCAAGGAGTGCCAGGAAAAAGACTGCACGAACGTGATGGTCATCGTCCAACTGAACCTTGCCCAGACGTACCATGCCCTCGGCCGAACGGATGAGGCTTACGAGACCTTTGCCCAAGCCCGCGCGGGCGCCCTCGAACGAAAGATCGCCGTGATGCGGATCATGGCCGAACACTACCGAGCGTGGCTGGACCTCGACATGGGCAAGCCCGCCGAAGCGGCCGCCAGCTTCTCGGTCGGGCTCGAGGAATTCACGAAGATGGGCGAGCGGCGCGGAGTGGCTCTTAACGTAGAGGGAATGGGCTTGGCCGCCGTCGCCGCTGGAGATATCGAGCGCGGCGCCCGTTTGCTCGGCGCCGCGTCCGTCATGCGAGAAGCGATCCCCGCCATGCGCTGCCCGGCCCACGAGGCGCGATTCCAACGCCAGACCGCCACTGGCCGCCAAGACGCCGGTTTCGCGGACGCGTATGCCGCGGGACGTGAGCTTTCTCCCGGGGACGCGGTAACCCTCGCAAAAACGGTTGGCGAAGAGATGCTAAGCGTTGAGCCCGTTGCCTACCGAGGAAACTAG
- a CDS encoding helix-turn-helix domain-containing protein, with amino-acid sequence MSFELSSGNVFADLGYENAEEMVAKAELVRALTKAIDSKQLSQTKAAQLMGVDQPTLSKLLRGRTRSFSIDRLSHMLTALGRNVTIVIEEPEVESLKEERTAPGHIRVVKAVAGSAPVVLSSG; translated from the coding sequence ATGAGCTTCGAGTTAAGTAGCGGCAACGTATTTGCCGACCTCGGCTATGAAAATGCGGAAGAGATGGTCGCCAAAGCTGAGCTCGTCCGGGCGTTGACGAAAGCCATTGACTCGAAGCAGCTCAGCCAGACCAAAGCCGCCCAGCTTATGGGCGTTGATCAGCCGACCCTTTCAAAGCTGCTTCGCGGCCGGACCCGGAGTTTTTCCATCGACCGCTTATCGCACATGCTCACCGCGCTTGGCAGAAACGTGACGATCGTCATCGAGGAGCCAGAGGTCGAGAGCCTTAAAGAGGAGCGAACTGCGCCGGGGCATATTAGGGTGGTGAAAGCAGTCGCCGGGAGTGCTCCCGTCGTCCTGTCAAGCGGCTAG
- a CDS encoding type II toxin-antitoxin system RelE/ParE family toxin translates to MSEEKAVVWVGSSKRDLLKFPNEVVDEVGYALDTVQRGGKPKNAKPLLGFGGANVLEVVEDFDTDTYRAVYTVRFAEKVYVLHCFQKKSTHGSKTPQHDTQLIKQRLKAAEEIHKEWIKTQEGAHRRRIDPAPEKRKE, encoded by the coding sequence ATGTCCGAGGAGAAGGCGGTCGTATGGGTTGGCTCAAGCAAGCGCGACTTGCTCAAGTTTCCAAACGAAGTCGTCGACGAGGTGGGCTATGCACTGGACACGGTGCAGCGGGGCGGAAAACCCAAGAATGCTAAGCCCTTGCTGGGGTTCGGAGGTGCAAATGTTCTCGAGGTCGTGGAGGACTTTGACACTGACACTTACCGAGCCGTCTACACCGTGAGGTTTGCCGAAAAGGTCTACGTGCTTCACTGCTTCCAGAAGAAGAGCACCCACGGTTCGAAAACTCCGCAGCACGATACGCAACTGATCAAGCAACGGTTGAAGGCGGCCGAGGAGATACACAAAGAATGGATAAAGACACAGGAAGGCGCTCACCGCAGACGAATAGACCCGGCTCCCGAAAAGAGGAAGGAATGA